The following coding sequences are from one Biomphalaria glabrata chromosome 8, xgBioGlab47.1, whole genome shotgun sequence window:
- the LOC106057734 gene encoding transmembrane protein 267-like isoform X2, with translation MTSTVQILIGMLLINGLISQDLYHWFPAPYLTFFLCSLLSMVCLLGDYILVKLSGIQENGNILRAVTDSTTHASVGALVWAVAEGYEFLGEKKKWLNVLFCAFLAASVDLDHFMAAGSLDLKKALHLQHRPPFHITSLIPAVVFLCWIIGYYRPSMKVFSLMFLASWLSHHLRDANHRGLWLAPFGHTPVFPSVVYIFLIVVLSLIVRICYCHLQTNTVHTSIFQIV, from the exons ATGACCAGTACAGTACAG atattaATAGGAATGTTACTTATTAATGGACTCATTAGTCAGGATCTCTATCATTGGTTTCCTGCGCCATATTTGACTTTCTTTTTGTGCAGTCTTCTTTCCATGGTTTGCCTTCTTGGGGATTACATCCTTGTTAAACTGTCTGGCATCCAGGAAAATGGAAATATACTACGAGCTGTAACTGACAGCACCACACATGCATCAGTTGGTGCTTTAGTTTGGGCAGTAGCAGAAGGCTATGAATTTTTaggggaaaagaaaaaatggtTGAATGTATTATTCTGTGCCTTCTTGGCTGCTTCTGTTGATCTTGATCACTTTATGGCAGCTGGATCACTAGATTTAAAG aAAGCGTTACACTTACAGCATCGACCACCTTTCCACATCACTAGTTTGATACCAGCAGTAGTATTTCTTTGTTGGATCATTGGCTATTATCGACCATCCATGAAGGTTTTCTCTCTGATGTTCCTTGCTTCCTGGCTTTCACACCATCTAAGAGATGCCAATCACAGGGGGCTTTGGTTAGCTCCATTTGGTCACACACCAGTGTTTCCTTCAGTTGTGTACATATTTCTCATTGTAGTACTATCTTTAATAGTTAGAATTTGTTATTGTCATTTACAGACTAACACAGTACATACCAGTATCTTTCAGATAGTGTAA
- the LOC106057734 gene encoding transmembrane protein 267-like isoform X1 yields MRYFRFVSKRKQKLETNPYGPGLRRLFLNLILIGMLLINGLISQDLYHWFPAPYLTFFLCSLLSMVCLLGDYILVKLSGIQENGNILRAVTDSTTHASVGALVWAVAEGYEFLGEKKKWLNVLFCAFLAASVDLDHFMAAGSLDLKKALHLQHRPPFHITSLIPAVVFLCWIIGYYRPSMKVFSLMFLASWLSHHLRDANHRGLWLAPFGHTPVFPSVVYIFLIVVLSLIVRICYCHLQTNTVHTSIFQIV; encoded by the exons ATGCGCTATTTTCGCTTTGTATCAAAACGTAAACAAAAGTTAGAAACAAATCCGTATGGCCCCGGCCTGAGAcgtctatttttaaattta atattaATAGGAATGTTACTTATTAATGGACTCATTAGTCAGGATCTCTATCATTGGTTTCCTGCGCCATATTTGACTTTCTTTTTGTGCAGTCTTCTTTCCATGGTTTGCCTTCTTGGGGATTACATCCTTGTTAAACTGTCTGGCATCCAGGAAAATGGAAATATACTACGAGCTGTAACTGACAGCACCACACATGCATCAGTTGGTGCTTTAGTTTGGGCAGTAGCAGAAGGCTATGAATTTTTaggggaaaagaaaaaatggtTGAATGTATTATTCTGTGCCTTCTTGGCTGCTTCTGTTGATCTTGATCACTTTATGGCAGCTGGATCACTAGATTTAAAG aAAGCGTTACACTTACAGCATCGACCACCTTTCCACATCACTAGTTTGATACCAGCAGTAGTATTTCTTTGTTGGATCATTGGCTATTATCGACCATCCATGAAGGTTTTCTCTCTGATGTTCCTTGCTTCCTGGCTTTCACACCATCTAAGAGATGCCAATCACAGGGGGCTTTGGTTAGCTCCATTTGGTCACACACCAGTGTTTCCTTCAGTTGTGTACATATTTCTCATTGTAGTACTATCTTTAATAGTTAGAATTTGTTATTGTCATTTACAGACTAACACAGTACATACCAGTATCTTTCAGATAGTGTAA
- the LOC106057734 gene encoding transmembrane protein 267-like isoform X3, with protein MLLINGLISQDLYHWFPAPYLTFFLCSLLSMVCLLGDYILVKLSGIQENGNILRAVTDSTTHASVGALVWAVAEGYEFLGEKKKWLNVLFCAFLAASVDLDHFMAAGSLDLKKALHLQHRPPFHITSLIPAVVFLCWIIGYYRPSMKVFSLMFLASWLSHHLRDANHRGLWLAPFGHTPVFPSVVYIFLIVVLSLIVRICYCHLQTNTVHTSIFQIV; from the exons ATGTTACTTATTAATGGACTCATTAGTCAGGATCTCTATCATTGGTTTCCTGCGCCATATTTGACTTTCTTTTTGTGCAGTCTTCTTTCCATGGTTTGCCTTCTTGGGGATTACATCCTTGTTAAACTGTCTGGCATCCAGGAAAATGGAAATATACTACGAGCTGTAACTGACAGCACCACACATGCATCAGTTGGTGCTTTAGTTTGGGCAGTAGCAGAAGGCTATGAATTTTTaggggaaaagaaaaaatggtTGAATGTATTATTCTGTGCCTTCTTGGCTGCTTCTGTTGATCTTGATCACTTTATGGCAGCTGGATCACTAGATTTAAAG aAAGCGTTACACTTACAGCATCGACCACCTTTCCACATCACTAGTTTGATACCAGCAGTAGTATTTCTTTGTTGGATCATTGGCTATTATCGACCATCCATGAAGGTTTTCTCTCTGATGTTCCTTGCTTCCTGGCTTTCACACCATCTAAGAGATGCCAATCACAGGGGGCTTTGGTTAGCTCCATTTGGTCACACACCAGTGTTTCCTTCAGTTGTGTACATATTTCTCATTGTAGTACTATCTTTAATAGTTAGAATTTGTTATTGTCATTTACAGACTAACACAGTACATACCAGTATCTTTCAGATAGTGTAA